In one Macaca nemestrina isolate mMacNem1 chromosome 2, mMacNem.hap1, whole genome shotgun sequence genomic region, the following are encoded:
- the LOC105469937 gene encoding thioredoxin domain-containing protein 6 isoform X6: MGSRKKEIALQVNISTQELWEEMLSSKGLTVVDVYQGWCGPCKPVVSLFQKMRIEVGLDLLHFALAEADRLDVLEKYRGKCEPTFLFYAGGELVAVVRGANAPLLQKTILDQLEAEKKVLAEGRERKVIKDEALSDEDECVSHGKNNGEDEDMVSSDRTCTLAIIKPDAVAHGKTDEIIMKIQEAGFEILTNEDRTMTEAEMRLFYQHRAGEEAFEKLVHHMCSGPSHLLILTRTEGFEDVVTSWRTVMGPCDPNVARREQPESLRAQYGTEMPFNAVHGSQDREDADRELALLFPSLKFSDKDTEAPQGGEAEATEGPTEALCFPEDVD; encoded by the exons TTGTTGATGTCTATCAAGGCTGGTGTGGCCCCTGCAAACCTGTGGTGAGCCTCTTCCAGAAGATGAGGATCGAGGTCGGCCTGGACCTTCTGCACTTTGCATTA GCAGAGGCAGATCGTCTTGACGTCCTCGAAAAGTACCGAGGGAAGTGCGAGCCGACCTTTCTGTTTTATGCA GGAGGAGAACTGGTGGCTGTGGTTAGAGGAGCAAATGCCCCACTGCTGCAGAAAACCATCCTAGACCAGCTGGAGGCCGAAAAGAAAGTGCTGGCTGAAGGCAGAGAACGGAAAGTG ATTAAAGATGAGGCTCTTTCTGATGAAGACGAATGTGTTTCCCATGGAAAGAACAATGGTGAAGATGAGGACATGG TTTCATCAGACAGGACCTGTACCTTGGCCATCATTAaaccagatgcagtggcccatGGAAAGACCGATGAGATTATCATGAAG ATTCAGGAAGCTGGGTTTGAAATTCTAACAAATGAAGACAGAACCATGACAGAGGCAGAAATGCGACTTTTCTACCAACACAGAGCTGGAGAG GAGGCATTTGAGAAGCTGGTACATCACATGTGCAGTGGACCAAGCCACCTCCTGATCCTTACCAGGACTGAGGGCTTCGAAGACGTGGTCACTAGCTGGCGAACCGTCATGGGCCCCTGTGACCCCAATGTGGCCAGGAGGGAGCAGCCTGAAAG TCTCCGAGCTCAGTATGGCACAGAAATGCCCTTTAATGCCGTCCACGGAAGCCAGGACAGAGAAGATGCTGACAGAGAACTGGCATTGCTCTTCCCCAGTTTGAAATTTTCAGACAAAGATACAGAAGCCCCTCAGG GCGGTGAGGCTGAAGCAACAGAGGGGCCCACTGAGGCGCTTTGCTTTCCCGAGGATGTGGATTGA
- the LOC105469937 gene encoding thioredoxin domain-containing protein 6 isoform X12, which yields MRIEVGLDLLHFALAEADRLDVLEKYRGKCEPTFLFYAGGELVAVVRGANAPLLQKTILDQLEAEKKVLAEGRERKVIKDEALSDEDECVSHGKNNGEDEDMVSSDRTCTLAIIKPDAVAHGKTDEIIMKIQEAGFEILTNEDRTMTEAEMRLFYQHRAGEEAFEKLVHHMCSGPSHLLILTRTEGFEDVVTSWRTVMGPCDPNVARREQPESLRAQYGTEMPFNAVHGSQDREDADRELALLFPSLKFSDKDTEAPQGGEAEATEGPTEALCFPEDVD from the exons ATGAGGATCGAGGTCGGCCTGGACCTTCTGCACTTTGCATTA GCAGAGGCAGATCGTCTTGACGTCCTCGAAAAGTACCGAGGGAAGTGCGAGCCGACCTTTCTGTTTTATGCA GGAGGAGAACTGGTGGCTGTGGTTAGAGGAGCAAATGCCCCACTGCTGCAGAAAACCATCCTAGACCAGCTGGAGGCCGAAAAGAAAGTGCTGGCTGAAGGCAGAGAACGGAAAGTG ATTAAAGATGAGGCTCTTTCTGATGAAGACGAATGTGTTTCCCATGGAAAGAACAATGGTGAAGATGAGGACATGG TTTCATCAGACAGGACCTGTACCTTGGCCATCATTAaaccagatgcagtggcccatGGAAAGACCGATGAGATTATCATGAAG ATTCAGGAAGCTGGGTTTGAAATTCTAACAAATGAAGACAGAACCATGACAGAGGCAGAAATGCGACTTTTCTACCAACACAGAGCTGGAGAG GAGGCATTTGAGAAGCTGGTACATCACATGTGCAGTGGACCAAGCCACCTCCTGATCCTTACCAGGACTGAGGGCTTCGAAGACGTGGTCACTAGCTGGCGAACCGTCATGGGCCCCTGTGACCCCAATGTGGCCAGGAGGGAGCAGCCTGAAAG TCTCCGAGCTCAGTATGGCACAGAAATGCCCTTTAATGCCGTCCACGGAAGCCAGGACAGAGAAGATGCTGACAGAGAACTGGCATTGCTCTTCCCCAGTTTGAAATTTTCAGACAAAGATACAGAAGCCCCTCAGG GCGGTGAGGCTGAAGCAACAGAGGGGCCCACTGAGGCGCTTTGCTTTCCCGAGGATGTGGATTGA